From the Perca flavescens isolate YP-PL-M2 chromosome 21, PFLA_1.0, whole genome shotgun sequence genome, one window contains:
- the si:rp71-1c10.7 gene encoding tumor necrosis factor receptor superfamily member 12A gives MASNALCALCGLIIATVINVYGVSAQKSQCGRLEFWNPDFDVCVPCASCKQYPKTPSCNTCNQFVDETSDVWKMAAITSFSVLAVVLVGAALIIGVMVHRRKSHKRPLREPIEETAGPLYQA, from the exons ATGGCTTCAAACGCTCTCTGCGCGCTGTGCGGACTTATTATAGCGACTGTGATCAATGTATACGGTGTGAGCGCACAGAAAA GTCAGTGTGGCAGGTTAGAGTTTTGGAACCCTGATTTCGATGTCTGTGTGCCCTGTGCATCATGCAAGCAGTACCCAAAGACCCCGTCATGCAACACAT GTAACCAATTTGTGGATGAGACATCTGACGTGTGGAAAATGGCAGCCATTACCAGCTTCTCAGTGCTGGCTGTGGTGCTGGTCGGCGCTGCGCTGATTATCGGGGTCATGGTGCATCGACGCAAGTCACACAAACGGCCTCTACGTG AACCCATTGAAGAAACTGCTGGGCCACTTTATCAAGCTTAA